The Myxocyprinus asiaticus isolate MX2 ecotype Aquarium Trade chromosome 26, UBuf_Myxa_2, whole genome shotgun sequence genome has a window encoding:
- the LOC127417389 gene encoding solute carrier family 12 member 3-like — MNLTTNRSQFSVSSGQSNGDYRKFSLGGCSSNDTESVASRSSGVFSGYDTLDTPPSYDFYTNTEVFGRARKSRPSLFQLHSNRQDDPSPPPLYEETSVDKQSPEEDEPAEPPPEPARFGWAQGVMIRCMLNIWGVILYLRLPWITAQAGIGLTWIIILVSSSITGITGLSTSAIATNGKVKGGGTYFLISRSLGPELGGSIGLIFAFANAVAVAMHTVGFAETVQALMQESEVSMVDQLNDIRIIGVITVTCLLAISMAGMEWESKAQVLFFFVIMVSFASYTVGTIIPASPQKQAKGFFSYRADIFAENFVPGWRGPEGSFFGMFSIFFPSATGILAGANISGDLKDPNIAIPRGTMLAIFWTTLSYLIISATIGSCVVRDASGCLNDTVSSLSGDCLGVGCNYGWNFSECITNRTCPFGISNNYQSISMVSAFAPLITAGIFGATLSSALACLVSAPKVFQCLCKDNLYPGIGFFGKGYGKNNEPLRSYLLTYIIAICFILIAELNTIAPIISNFFLCSYALINFSCFHASITNSPGWRPTFRFYSKWLSLLGAVVSVIIMFLLTWWAALIAIGIIIFLLGYVLYKKPDVNWGSSMQASSYNMALSHCVGLNQVEDHIKNYRPQCLVLTGPPSMRPSLVDFISSFTKNQSLMICANVITEGPSPGAVDSANSSTHLNWLNKRRIKSFYHTVVADDLRYGVQMLLQSTGLGRMKPNILVMGFKKNWRKGQRSNLENYIGILHDAFDLQYGVCVLRMKEGLDICRTMQAHVNLGFETPTEQVLDTRTSTSTTTQTIDTSLDPETLMAMSQPATVFQSRQGKKTIDVYWLSDDGGLTLLVPYLLTRKKRWAGCKVRVFVGGEVQQIEEQKQELKALIARFRLGFQDIQVLPDINGKPQSEHIKRFEDLIAPYRVSAVQKNDQEADETTKECPWMVSDEEVEKFKAKSLRQIRLNEVIQDYSRDAALIVVTMPVGRRGACPSALYMAWLEIVSRDLRPPVLLVRGNQENVLTLYCQ; from the exons ATGAACCTCACAACCAACAGAAGTCAGTTCTCGGTCTCTTCGGGACAGAGCAATGGAGACTACCGTAAATTCAGTTTGGGGGGATGTAGTAGTAATGATACTGAAAGCGTGGCCTCACGCAGCTCTGGGGTCTTTTCTGGATATGACACGTTGGATACCCCACCAAGTTATGACTTCTATACTAACACAGAGGTTTTTGGGAGAGCAAGGAAATCAAGACCTTCTCTCTTTCAGCTTCACTCCAACCGTCAG GATGACCCATCTCCACCTCCTCTGTATGAGGAGACGAGTGTGGACAAACAGAGCCCAGAGGAAGATGAACCTGCAGAACCTCCTCCAGAACCAGCTCGCTTTGGATGGGCTCAGGGAGTCATG ATTCGCTGTATGCTGAATATCTGGGGAGTTATTCTGTACCTGAGGCTTCCCTGGATAACAGCTCAGGCTGGGATTG GTCTTACTTGGATTATAATCTTGGTGTCCTCCTCTATAACGGGCATCACTGGCCTGTCCACATCAGCAATTGCCACTAATGGAAAGGTTAAAGGAG GTGGAACATATTTCCTGATCTCTCGTAGCTTGGGCCCAGAGCTCGGAGGTTCAATTGGGCTTATATTTGCTTTTGCTAATGCAGTGGCTGTGGCCATGCACACTGTGGGCTTTGCAGAAACAGTGCAGGCTCTTATGCAG GAGAGTGAAGTTAGCATGGTAGACCAACTTAATGATATCCGTATCATTGGAGTGATCACTGTCACCTGCCTGTTGGCTATCTCAATGGCTGGAATGGAATGGGAGTCCAAG GCCCAGGTCTTGTTCTTCTTTGTCATAATGGTCTCCTTTGCCAGTTACACTGTGGGTACCATCATACCAGCATCTCCACAGAAGCAAGCCAAAGGTTTTTTCAGCTACAGAG CCGATATTTTTGCGGAAAACTTTGTGCCCGGCTGGCGTGGACCGGAGGGCAGTTTCTTTGGCATGTTTTCCATCTTCTTCCCCTCAGCTACAGGCATCCTTGCGGGGGCTAATATCTCTGGAGATCTGAAG GACCCCAATATTGCTATACCCCGTGGTACAATGCTGGCTATTTTTTGGACCACTTTGTCTTACCTCATAATCTCAGCTACCATTG GCTCCTGTGTAGTGCGTGATGCTTCTGGTTGTTTGAATGACACCGTGTCGTCTCTGTCAGGGGACTGCTTGGGTGTGGGCTGCAACTATGGCTGGAACTTCAGTGAATGTATTACCAACAGGACCTGCCCTTTTGGAATCAGCAATAATTATCAG AGTATAAGCATGGTGTCGGCTTTTGCTCCTTTGATCACTGCTGGCATTTTTGGAGCCACTCTTTCCTCAGCCCTGGCATGTCTGGTGTCTGCCCCTAAAGTGTTTCAG TGCCTTTGCAAAGACAACCTGTATCCAGGCATTGGATTTTTCGGGAAGGGTTATGGGAAGAATAATGAGCCATTGAGAAGCTACCTGCTAACCTACATCATCGCTATATGCTTCATTCTTATTG CTGAGCTCAACACCATTGCTCCCATCATCTCCAACTTCTTCCTCTGCTCTTATGCCCTCATCAACTTCAgttgctttcatgcctccatcACTAACTCACCAG GTTGGCGTCCAACTTTTCGATTCTACAGCAAGTGGCTGTCTTTGCTTGGAGCTGTAGTGTCTGTAATCATCATGTTTCTCCTAACCTGGTGGGCTGCTCTCATAGCCATTGGCATAATCATCTTCCTGCTGGGATATGTGCTGTATAAGAAACCTG ATGTCAACTGGGGCTCGTCAATGCAAGCCAGCTCGTACAACATGGCGCTATCTCACTGTGTAGGTCTCAACCAAGTTGAAGACCATATTAAGAATTATAG ACCACAGTGTCTTGTTCTCACTGGACCACCCTCTATGCGTCCTTCCCTGGTGGATTTTATCAGCAGCTTCACCAAGAACCAGAGCCTGATGATATGTGCAAATGTCATTACA GAGGGACCCTCGCCTGGTGCTGTAGACTCGGCCAATAGCAGTACTCACTTAAACTGGCTAAACAAGCGCCGCATTAAGTCCTTCTACCACACTGTAGTGGCTGATGACCTTCGCTATGGTGTACAGATGTTGCTCCAG AGTACGGGATTGGGTCGGATGAAGCCTAATATCTTAGTGATGGGATTTAAGAAGAACTGGCGTAAAGGACAACGGAGCAACTTAGAAAACTATATTGGAATTTTGCA CGATGCATTTGACCTGCAATATGGTGTTTGTGTCCTTCGGATGAAGGAGGGTCTTGATATATGTCGAACAATGCAGGCACATG TGAATCTAGGGTTTGAGACACCCACTGAACAGGTACTTGACACCAGGACCTCCACTTCTACTACCACACAAACAATTGACACATCAT TGGATCCTGAGACACTGATGGCCATGTCTCAGCCTGCCACTGTGTTTCAGTCTAGACAGGGCAAGAAGACCATCGATGTTTATTGGCTCTCTGATGACGGGG GTCTGACACTATTGGTGCCTTACCTCCTGACCCGTAAGAAGCGATGGGCCGGATGCAAAGTGAGGGTGTTTGTCGGAGGTGAAGTTCAGCAGATTGAGGAACAGAAACAAGA GCTTAAAGCTCTGATTGCCAGGTTCCGTCTGGGTTTCCAAGATATTCAAGTCCTTCCTGACATCAATGGAAAACCACAGTCTGAGCA CATAAAGAGATTTGAAGATCTCATAGCTCCATATAGAGTAAGTGCAGTTCAAAAGAATGATCAAGAAGCTGACGAGACAACGAAGGAATGTCCCTGGATGGTGTCTGATGAGGAGGTGGAAAAGTTCAAAGCAAAG TCCCTTCGACAGATCCGTCTGAATGAAGTTATTCAAGATTACTCAAGAGATGCTGCATTGATTGTTGT CACCATGCCTGTTGGACGAAGAGGGGCATGTCCAAGTGCCCTCTACATGGCTTGGTTAGAAATTGTGTCCCGTGACCTTCGACCTCCAGTTCTTCTTGTCAGAGGAAATCAGGAGAATGTGCTGACGCTGTACTGCCAGTGA